From the genome of Xyrauchen texanus isolate HMW12.3.18 chromosome 22, RBS_HiC_50CHRs, whole genome shotgun sequence, one region includes:
- the eva1a gene encoding protein eva-1 homolog A yields the protein MVTPFFNERQASTEEMALVSNALAAYSFIADHPERVALYFVCGVCLGLVLTLIALVVQISCQTDCKRQRSPKKIGKPAESSSDTSGSDSDWDNSSDLSARRHRRFERTLGNMFTTAEEMERLQRLEERERIIREIWMNGQPDMPGTRSLNRYY from the exons ATGGTTACTCCTTTCTTCAATGAAAGGCAAGCCAGTACTGAGGAGATGGCTTTAGTAAGCAATGCACTGGCTGCTTACTCCTTCATAGCAG ATCACCCGGAACGGGTGGCATTGTATtttgtgtgtggagtgtgtttgGGACTAGTTCTCACTCTCATAGCGCTAGTGGTACAGATCTCCTGTCAAACCGACTGCAAAAGGCAACGATCGCCCAAGAAAATTGGGAAACCTGCCGAGAGCAGTAGCGACACCAGCGGCAGCGATTCAGACTGGGACAATTCCTCTGACCTGTCGGCACGGCGCCACCGGCGCTTTGAGCGGACGCTCGGGAACATGTTTACCACCGCCGAAGAGATGGAGCGCCTGCAGCGACTAGAGGAACGGGAGCGAATCATTCGTGAGATCTGGATGAACGGACAGCCCGACATGCCGGGCACCCGAAGCCTGAACCGCTACTATTGA